The proteins below come from a single Melitaea cinxia chromosome 9, ilMelCinx1.1, whole genome shotgun sequence genomic window:
- the LOC123656601 gene encoding transcription factor 15-like, translating into MDTYTNFQLSEDSWEQLYSVIPFQNNSDTVPATKQRCQANARERDRTQNSVNMAFNTLRLLIPTEPPDRKLSKIEILRLAGSYITHLDNQLYTGDLEQPCLQKNDTEYKSSLCTFCWSSNKKTNEIINREMVNDLLAV; encoded by the exons ATGGACACTTACACGAATTTTCAGTTAAGTGAAGACAGTTGGGAGCAGCTATATTCAGTAATACCATTTCAAAACAATAGTGATACAGTGCCAGCTACTAAGCAAAGATGTCAAGCCAATGCAAGGGAACGAGACAGGACGCAAAA CAGTGTCAACATGGCTTTCAACACATTGCGACTCCTGATACCGACGGAACCGCCCGACCGCAAACTCAGCAAGATCGAGATATTACGACTGGCTGGCAGCTACATCACACACCTCGACAACCAGCTCTACACTG GAGACTTGGAACAACCATGCTTACAAAAAAATGATACTGAATACAAGTCTTCGCTGTGTACATTCTGCTGGTCTTCGAATAAAAAAAC aAATGAAATCATCAACCGCGAAATGGTAAATGATTTATTAGCAGTTTAG